The genomic stretch ACCTGCCAAACACTCTGGCTCGCCGCTTCGTTCATTATTTTGTCACCGGGCCTGAATTTATGGTTGATTACTATTCCCGTGTCGGCGGTGTAAATAAGGAAAAGATTCGTCTGCTTTATAATGACATTGATGTTGGCCGTTTTGCTCCACCGGCTGATCGCTCAAATCAAAAAGCAGCTTTTCTGGCTGCACACGGTTTTGAGCCGGGGACCTTGGTTTTGCTTCTGGTTCACCGCCTTTCGCCTGTCAGGCGCACCCAACTTTATTTCCCTTCCTGTTTAAAATCTTTACGTGATGGTGGGCTATTGGATCGTGTCGCCGTGATCATTGCCGGGACCGGGCCGGAGCTGCCTGCAATCCAGGCTGAAGTGCAAAGTTTGGATGTTGCCAACCGCTGCATTTTCCTTGGCAGCGTGCCAAACCGTGAGATTCAGCATCTTTATGCTGTGGCGGATATATTCCTCCACCCCACCTATAACGAAGGCTTTCCCCGTGTCGTTATTGAGGCAATGGCAGCAGGTCTGCCCATTGTCTCGACGGATGCCGGCGGGACTCGCGAATTGATGGGTAATCTTCAGTCCAGTCTTATTGTTTCCAGGGATGATCCAGAGGCGTTTGCTCGTTGCCTAGCCGGGATGATTGCGGACCCCTTGTTGCGACAGCGGACGTCCGATGAAAACCAAATGTATGTTGAGCGTTTTTCTACAGAGAACGTTGCAGCCATGTACGATGAGGTCCTTTTTGCATGACGCGCACTTGTTTGTTCCATATCAGTGCCAACCATTATGAGCCCTTTCCTGCGCAGCATCACACCCGACGTATTTGGCATGAGCTGGCTAAAGGTTTTGACGAGTATCATATTGTTGCGCGCGGGAAGAGGAACCGTTACGTGCATAGCGTTGATGGTTCGATTCACCTGCATTTGCTTCCGGCTTTTGGGGAGCGCATGTGGCCCTTCTTTTTCCTGAGTTGGTTCTTGCCCTGGTTTGTCTTCCGATATCGACCAACCCATATGCTCGCTCAATGCCCGGTCTTGGGTGGGTTGGCAGCTGCCTGCTGCGCGAAACTATTCAGAATCCCCCTCTTTGTGGAGCTACACGGTGCGCATTATTTTGCTCCCTCACGGCCAGGCTGGAAAGGTGTGTTAGAGCATGGTCTCTATCGCCACCTGTCCCGCATGACGTTTTTGGCTGCAACCAGAATTCGAAGTCTTTCTGAGGATATGAGTGATTATATTTTGCAAGTTTACGGCCCGGAAACGTACAAGAAGGTCGTTGTCATCCCCAATCGAGTTGACCTGGAGATATTTCATCATGTCAAAAGGTCTTATGAAGCTGGTCCTACCGTTCGGATTATAACCGTCGGTAATTTTTATAAAAATAAAAATCATGGCGCACTTATTGAGGATTTGTGTGCATCAAATATCCCTTTCCGTCTGACTATAGTTGGTGCCGGTCCACTGAGAGACGAATATTTGGCAATATCAGAACTCTTGCATGTTCGAGATCAAATCGAGATGGTTAGCCTTGATCATAAATCCTTAGCATCACTTCTACCGAAACAAGATATTTATGTTCACTACTCATTGTCTGAGGGTGTTTCAAGAGCCATACTAGAAGCAATGGCGGCAGGATTACCCGTGGTTGCAACCCGAGTTGGTTTTATAAAAGGGGTGTTGTGTGACAGGGCGAACGCCCTTGTGATTGACAAGCCCTACACTGTCGGCCTCGTAAATTCAATCAGAGTGCTGGCTACGTCAGAGAACCTTCGTAAAAGGCTGGGAGTTGCCGCACGAGAGACGATCGAAACTTATTTTGAGTGGAACCATGTTTTCGACCAATATCGGTCAGCGATCAAGGCCATGAGGCTGGAGGCGGAGTGAGGATTTTAAGGATCTATCCTTTTCTCCCGCCCTTACCAGGGGGAATGGAGAAGCACATTCTTCGCCTCACTGAGGAGCAGCGAAAACTCAATTGTGAAGTGACACTTGCCTTCAATCAAGGCGATGTCACTTTGCCTACTGATATTCACGTGTTGGGAAGAATTAATCTACGTAAAATTAAACCCTGTTCCTTGCGAGATTTACTGTTTTATTGTGGGTTGATCATTAAATTGGTTGGAGAAAAGAGAAGCTATGATGTTGTGCACGTGCATGGGGACTGGAGCGCCTTTCTTCTAGGCCGTTTGGTTGCATATTTTGTACATCCAAAAAAGCAGATTGCGAGCATGCACGGCACTGCTCGCCGCGGCATATGGGGAGGCCTGTATCGTTTTAGCTTTACTGGTTATAACATGGTCTATGCAACAGGTTCTCTTGATGCAGCCTATATAGACACTTTAACTACCAAGCCTGTTTATTGGCAACATAGTGGCATAGATTCAGATTTTCTTTCTGCAAAAAATCAGCCGAAACGCACTTTTGATGTCATAAGTGTCGGTAGTTTTGTCCCGGTTAAAAATTTTGAACTCGTAATACAGATCGCTGAAAAAATGCCGGAGTATACCTTCCTGATGGTTGGAGATGGCCCACAAAGAGCTGCAATTGAAGCCGATTGCCTACGGAGAGGCATCACGAATGTTACCTTTGCCGGGCAACTTGAGTCGGCAGACGTTGCCCGCGCTCTGTGCAGGTCACGCGTTTTTCTGCTTACCTCCTTCACCGAGGGAACCCCTACTGCACTTCTTGAAGCTATGGCTTGCGGTCTAGCAATCGTTACTTCACGCTCTAATAACTATGATTCTCTGCTTAAGTCTGGGCAAAATGGTTATGTCGTTGATGGATTTCAGCCGAACGATTATGTATTGAAAATACGTGAACTGCTTGATAGCGGTTTGTTGGATGAGATATCTGGCCACAATAGAGCGCAGGCCAAAAATTATAGTTGGCCAGCAGTGGCGAAGCAGATTACCGAATGGATGAAAGTTGATGCACACACAAACCAAAATTGACTCTTCGCGAGAAAAAATGACCATTTTGCAGTTGGTTACAGGGCTGGGGGTGGGTGGTGCTGAGCGGGTGGTCATGGAAATGGCTGGTCGCCTTTCTGCGCAAGGGATCCGCACTGTGGTTGTTTCGTTAAAAAATGATCGAAGCATTCTGGCGCAATATCCCCATGTTAATTTCCCTGTCTACTGTATGGAAATGTCTAAAAACCCATGGTCAGTTATCAAGGCGACCGCCGCATTTATAAAGATTATTCGTTGTGAACATATTTCGCTTATCCATGCCCACATGTTTCACGCACTCAGTCTCGCCTTAGTCAGCAAAATTGTAACTTTTTATCCTAAAGTGGTTTTTACCAGCCACAATAGTAAAGGATTTTCATTCCTGCGGCGTCTGGTGATTTGCATGAGCAAGTTTTTGCGCGCTGCTGACGTGATCTTTATTCCGGGGCAACATCCTGAAATGAATGCGACGAAAACGGTTGTGATTCCTAACGGCGTGTCAGTAGACCCAGACTGGGTGAACAGCAACGGGATGATGAAAGAGCGGAAAGTATTTCTTTTTGTTGGACGCCTTGAGCCGGCAAAAAATCCGATTGGGCTGATTCGTTCATTTGCAGCGATGAAGCAAAAAGAATGTGAACTCTGGATTGCGGGTGATGGTTTTTTACGACCTGATGTTGAACGGGAAATTGCGAAATTTCATCTTGAGGACCGGGTACGCCTGCTGGGCATTCGACGGGATGTGACAAAATTGCTTGAAGAGGCAGATTGTTTTGTTATGGCATCACTTTGGGAAGGCTTGCCTATGGCAATTCTTGAGGCTGGCGCGGTTGCATTGCCGGTTGTCGCCCCCCCCGTTGGGGCTATACCAGATTTGCTCGGCGATGAATGTGGTTATTTGGTAGATCCGTCAGAAC from Desulfuromonas sp. KJ2020 encodes the following:
- a CDS encoding glycosyltransferase family 4 protein; translation: MQQKKLIYILNSYSPNDSSHFHHVLGLLDSLAKRGVEIALVIEKADAIPTFSHPNIRVIALQNRQGLLRFAELFRVIIRLIQQGFDRTYIRIAAPAALVATLAHRIYGGAVFFWQSGTTIEYDAAQPISLKKIKWYLSTYLPNTLARRFVHYFVTGPEFMVDYYSRVGGVNKEKIRLLYNDIDVGRFAPPADRSNQKAAFLAAHGFEPGTLVLLLVHRLSPVRRTQLYFPSCLKSLRDGGLLDRVAVIIAGTGPELPAIQAEVQSLDVANRCIFLGSVPNREIQHLYAVADIFLHPTYNEGFPRVVIEAMAAGLPIVSTDAGGTRELMGNLQSSLIVSRDDPEAFARCLAGMIADPLLRQRTSDENQMYVERFSTENVAAMYDEVLFA
- a CDS encoding glycosyltransferase family 4 protein; translated protein: MTRTCLFHISANHYEPFPAQHHTRRIWHELAKGFDEYHIVARGKRNRYVHSVDGSIHLHLLPAFGERMWPFFFLSWFLPWFVFRYRPTHMLAQCPVLGGLAAACCAKLFRIPLFVELHGAHYFAPSRPGWKGVLEHGLYRHLSRMTFLAATRIRSLSEDMSDYILQVYGPETYKKVVVIPNRVDLEIFHHVKRSYEAGPTVRIITVGNFYKNKNHGALIEDLCASNIPFRLTIVGAGPLRDEYLAISELLHVRDQIEMVSLDHKSLASLLPKQDIYVHYSLSEGVSRAILEAMAAGLPVVATRVGFIKGVLCDRANALVIDKPYTVGLVNSIRVLATSENLRKRLGVAARETIETYFEWNHVFDQYRSAIKAMRLEAE
- a CDS encoding glycosyltransferase family 4 protein — encoded protein: MEKHILRLTEEQRKLNCEVTLAFNQGDVTLPTDIHVLGRINLRKIKPCSLRDLLFYCGLIIKLVGEKRSYDVVHVHGDWSAFLLGRLVAYFVHPKKQIASMHGTARRGIWGGLYRFSFTGYNMVYATGSLDAAYIDTLTTKPVYWQHSGIDSDFLSAKNQPKRTFDVISVGSFVPVKNFELVIQIAEKMPEYTFLMVGDGPQRAAIEADCLRRGITNVTFAGQLESADVARALCRSRVFLLTSFTEGTPTALLEAMACGLAIVTSRSNNYDSLLKSGQNGYVVDGFQPNDYVLKIRELLDSGLLDEISGHNRAQAKNYSWPAVAKQITEWMKVDAHTNQN
- a CDS encoding glycosyltransferase; translation: MHTQTKIDSSREKMTILQLVTGLGVGGAERVVMEMAGRLSAQGIRTVVVSLKNDRSILAQYPHVNFPVYCMEMSKNPWSVIKATAAFIKIIRCEHISLIHAHMFHALSLALVSKIVTFYPKVVFTSHNSKGFSFLRRLVICMSKFLRAADVIFIPGQHPEMNATKTVVIPNGVSVDPDWVNSNGMMKERKVFLFVGRLEPAKNPIGLIRSFAAMKQKECELWIAGDGFLRPDVEREIAKFHLEDRVRLLGIRRDVTKLLEEADCFVMASLWEGLPMAILEAGAVALPVVAPPVGAIPDLLGDECGYLVDPSELCHALDDILENYAEARRRGIRLRNKVIAGFSLDHMCLAHADLYRSLFNSGMR